The genomic stretch AGTCGCGCAGATTATGCTGACGATTTGGACGTATTCCATCAGGAATCCTTGTTCTGAAGGGGAAGGGATGCTTCGGGCTGACCGTCGTCGACCGTGGCCGAGATGAAGACCATCGCGAGCACCGCGAAGATGTAGGCCTGGACCAGCCCCGTGAGCAGGTCGAGCGCCATGAGCGGGATCGGCACGAGAAGCCCGGCAAGCGAGGCGACGATGCCGACGACAAAGACGCCGCTCATCACGTTGCCGAAAAGGCGCACGAACATGGAAAAGACACGGGTGATGCTTTCGAGCATGTTCAGCGGGATCATCGCGATGTTGGGGGCGGCGAAGGATTTGAGGTAGCCGCCGACCCCCGCGCCGCGCACGCCGAACCAGATGACCGACAGAAACACGAGAACGGCCAGCGCCGCGTCGGTTTCCAGCTTGGCTGTGGGCGGCTCCACGCCGGGGATGAGTGAAGACCAGTTCGACACCAGAATGAAGACGAAGAGCGTGCCGATGAAGCTGCGATAGGGCGCGGGGGCGGCACCTGTCGTTTCGCGGATCTGTGTGTCCAACGTGATCACGATCAGCTCAAGTGCTGCCTGCCGCTTGCCCGGGATCAGGGTAAGGCGGCGGGTTAGAAGGTATGACCCCGCTACCAAAACGACCATGATCGCCCAGGTGGTCAGGATGGCCTGTGTGATCGACACGGGGCCGAGATGGAAGAGGGCAACGGACTCGAGCGGCGAGTTCATGGAGCTTCCCGCCGTAGCCGGTAGAACATCAGCGCCTTGGCGCAGAGCACGCCCGCAAAGGCCGCGAGAAGGGCCGCGCCGCCCGCCAGTACAGCGATGAAGAGGGCGGTCGCCAGCAGCGACATCCGCCCCAACGTGAGGGCCAGCGCCATCAGCGGCTTGCCCGCGTGCAGGATCAGGTCGGTTGTCGCGCGCAGCGCGCGGAAATAGCCGTACCCGATGACCAGCCCGCCGACAAAGCAGGCGGCCAGCAGCAGGGCCGGGGGCAAGGCGGAAAAATCCATCATTTCGCGTTCATCCAGTTCCATGCTGTCCAGCCGCCAAGGCATAGGCCCAGCACCAGGCAGGGTGCGGTCCAGAAGATGCCCGCGCCGAAATGCCCGTCCAGCCAGCGGCCAAGAAACATGCCGCCAAGTGTGGGGACGACGAAAATCCAACCGAGAACGCCGATCTGTGCGAGCCTGCGGCCCACGGACATGTCGCCCTCGCGCAGCCACTTGTCGCGGCGCGCGCGGCGCAGGCGGGCTTCGGTGATCAGCGGGTCATCCTCGGGCCGTGCCACCAGCGGAATGCCCCCGTATCCGCGCCGCCATGCAGGCGGGTGACCATCTGCCGGATCGCGTTCAGTTGCAGTTGCACCGTCTCGTTGCGATCGACCTTTTCGGCGTCCGCGTCGGTCTGAAAGCGTTGCAGCACCTCACTGTCGAGCGTGGCCAGATCGTTGCCCGTAACAGCCTCGCGGGTGGCGATGGACACGGTGTTACCGATGACGCTCAGCATGCCGCCGCGGACTGCGCAGAAATGTTCTGTTGCATCGTCCTTCCAACTGACGATGCAGACCGTAAGCGCCGTCAGGAAGGGCGCGTGGTCCGATAGGATGCCGAAGCTGCCGCTGGCATCCTCCGCGCGCAGGGCGTCGATCTGTGCGTCCACCACGACGCACAAGGGGGTGACGATGCGCAGGTTCATGCGGCGTCCTCCTGAACAGGCGCGGGCGTCGGGGACCTGTGCAGCAGCTTCCTTCCTGCGCGCATCCTCCAGCGTACCGACCATGTAGAGAGAGCTTTCGGCCCAGTCGTCCGCTTGGCCGTCCAGAATGCCGCGACAGCCCGCCAGCGTATCGGCAAGCGACACGCTTTGCCCCGGCGTTCCGGTGAACGCCTCTGTCACCATGAACGGCTGGGTCAGAAACCGCTGCAAACGCCGCGCGCGCTTCACGATCACGCGGTCGGCGGCGCCGAGCTCTTCCACCCCCAGCAATGAAATGATGTCGGTCAGCTCACGGAACCGCGCGAGCGCCTGCCGGACCGCTTCGGCGGTCTTGTAATGGTCCTCTCCCACCACCAGCGGGTCGAGCAGCATCGAGGACGATGCCAGCGGATCTATCGCCGGATAGAACCCTTCAGCCGCCTGCGCGCGCGACAGCACGATCACGCAGTCCATGTGGCTGGAAATTGTCGTTACGGCCGGGTCGGTGAAATCGTCTGCCGGGACATAGACTGCCTGAATCGCTGTCACCGCGGAGCCTGCGACGGAGGCAATCCGCTCTTGCAGCCCCGCCACCTCGGTCGCCAATGTAGGCTGATAGCCCACGCGGGAGGGCAGGCGGCCCAGAAGGCTGGAAACCTCGGCACCGGCCTGGACGAAACGAAAGACGTTATCCATCAGGAGCAGCACGTTCTTGTGCTTGGTATCGCGGAAATATTCCGAGATCGTCAACGCCGTCAGTGGCGCACGCCAGCGCGCGCCCGGTGGTTCGTTCATCTGGCCGTAAACCAGCACCGTGCGCTCCAGCACGCCGGAGGCCTGCATCTCCGTCAGCAGTTCGTGACCTTCGCGGGACCGTTCGCCGACGCCCGCGAAGACGGAGATGCCTGCGTATTTCTCGACCATGGCGCGGATCAGTTCCATCACAAGCACGGTCTTGCCCACGCCCGCACCGCCGAACATCGCAGCCTTGCCGCCTTGCGCCATCGGGGTCAGCAGGTCGATCACCTTGATGCCGGTCTCGAAGACTTCCGTCGTGCGGGTCTGTTCCTGAAGCGCCGGCGGGGTGGCATGGATCGAGCGTCGCGTCACGTCGTCGGGCAGGGGCGCGCCCTTGTCCTGCACGTTGCCCACGACATCCAGCAACCGCCCCAGTACCGCATCGCCGACCGGCACCTTGACCGCCGCGCGCAACGCCCGCACCGCAACGCCGCGGGCCAGTCCGGCAGTCGATTGAAACGCGACGGCGCGCAGGGTCGTCGGGTTAAGGTGGCTGTGGACTTCAAGGACCAGCGGGGTGGGCCGGTCCCACTGTACGAGCAACGCTGTATCAAGGTGCGGCAGGTCAGCATCCGCGAAGACGACATCGACAACCGCGCCCCGTACGGCATGAACGATTCCGTCCGCGGCGATGTTGGTCTGATCGCGCTTCGGGTCGGCGGCGGGTGCTTCGGCCTTTGTCATGACACCCGTTTACGTTGGAGCACGGACCCGCGCATTGATCTGTGTCAGCGCCAACACATCAAAATGGAGTCACACTGATGAAAAGGGCACAGGCCCGACATTTTCATCTGGAGGCGATAATGAACGGCTACATCGGCAACATCGAGGAATTGACGGACGACAACACCGACTTCCGTCGCGTGCTGTATTCAGGTGCCCATCTGCAACTGGTGCTTATGTCTGTGGCCCCCGGTCAGGAACTGGGGGGAGAAATCCACGCGGACACGGATCAGTTCTTTCGCGTCGAGGATGGCAAGGGGCGCATCGTTATCGACGGCGTGCCGCACAAGGTCGGCGCGGGGGATGGCGTGATCGTTCCCGCAGGGGCGCATCACAACGTGATCTGCACCGGACACGCGCCGCTGAAGCTGTACACGATCTACGGGCCAGCGCACCACCGCGACGGGTTGGTGCAAGCAACCAAGGCCGAAGCGGATGCCTCGGAAGAGACATTCGATGGAAAAACAACCGAGCACGCGGCGGAGGCGGTTCGGGTCTGAGACTGCGTGACACCCATCTGTCCGCGTGCAACCTGTCGGCCCCCGAAAAGCGAGATCGAAAGCGTGCGACACCCACGGGAACCAAGCCCTGTTCCGGTCCTGCATCCGTGGTGCCGGTGTTGGACGGTGATCTTCGTCTCGAACGGGTGACGTTCAGACCGGTATGTCGTTGAAAAGATCGTCGCTCGTCTCATCGGCCTTTGCCGGTGCCGGCTTTCGCGAAGACGCAGCATGGCCTTCGTGAGGCTGCGGCTAAGAACGATCTGCCTCTGGGTCTCGGGATGGCCGCGTCGATTTGTCTTGATCGGTGTCTTTCTCTGGCATGACCCGCTCGCTTTCTCGTTTCCGTCATGGATTGGGCAGTCGATCAGCGCCAAAAGATGCGATTTCCCGCCTTGATTGATCCGCCGGTCCCTTAAAATGCTTGACGCGAATTTGCCCTCTTCGCATTGATCTGGATCAGGGACAGCGCTTACCGCCCCGTGGGAAAGGGTATTCAGCCGCTGGTGGCCCACCGGTCGAAGTCCGTCCGACGCATGCAAAAGGCCCCATGAATGAGCACCGATCCCTACACGACCCTCGGCCTGAAAAAGGATGCCAGTGCCGCCGACATCAAGAGAGCGCATCGAAAGCTGGTGCGGACCAGCCATCCCGACCTGCATCCCGACGACAAGGGAGCGGAGGCGCGGTTCAAGGCGGTGTCTGCCGCCTATGACCTTTTGAAAGCCCCTGAGACGCGTGCGCGCTACGACGCGGGCGAGATCGACGCGCAGGGGGCAGAGCGCCCTCAGCGTCAGTATTACCGCGACTATGCCGATGCGCCGGACAACGTCTATCAGCAGCGGCGCGGGTTCGGGCAGGACATGGACCCCGGTGACATCTTCGCCGAAATCCTGCGCAACCGGGCGACAGGAGCAGGCGGGTTTGACTTTGGCGGGGGCAATGGCCGGACTGCCGGACCCGATGCGCGCTATCGGTTGGAGGTGCCTTTTCTGGATGCGGTGCGCGGTGCCCAGACCGCAATCACCCTGCAGGGTGGCGCGAGCCTCGCGGTGAAGATCCCGCGCGGCACGCAGGACGGACAGACGCTGCGGTTGCGCGGCAAGGGATCGTCCGGCTTTGGCGGTGGACCAGCGGGCGATGCGCTGATCACCGTGGCCGTGCAGGATCACCCGGATTTCCGCCGCGAGGGAGACGACATCCTCGTAACCCAGCCCGTGTCCTTTGACGACGCCATTCTGGGGGCCAAGGTCACTGTACCGACCATCGACGGCCCCGTCGGATTGACTATCCCGCCCGGCGCAAGCTCGGGCCGGGTGCTGCGTTTGCGCGGGCGCGGCGTCGCGGGCAAGGGGAAGGCGGCGGGTGACCAGCGGGTAGAGCTGAAGATCGTCGTGCCAAAGGACCCTGACCCCGCGCTGCGCGATCTGCTGACGGCATGGCGCAAGACCAAAGCCACTTTGAAGAAAGGAGCCGCCGCATGACCGACCTTTTCACAGAGGACGAGGTCATCCTGACCGTCACCCGCCTGACCCGGCAGCAGCTCGGCAGGTATGTCGAGGCCGACCTCGTGCGTCCACATAGCGCTGAACAAGGCATGTTCTTTCGCAAGGTCGACATCGCGCGTCTGGAACTGCTTTGTGATCTGACCCAGGACCTCGACCTTGACGAGGGCACCGTCGGCATCGTGATTTCGCTCGTTGACCAGCTGCATGGCGCACGACGGGAACTGGTGATGCTGACCGAAGTGATCCAGACATTGCCAACCGACCTGCGCAGCCGCATCGGCGCCGCGCTGCAACGGATCTGAGCAGATGAACTTCAAGACAACACCCTCGTCACGACACGTTGGCTGTCTATCGGATGTTCTCAAGGTCGCCTTATTGACTATGGCCGCGGTCGGCCTCGCGGCGGGCCTTGGTCTCTGGGCCGCCGATCAGACCGCGCTTGCCACAGCGGCGTGGGTGGCGGGCGTCCTGCCGGTTCTGGCGGCGCTGTGCATCGAGATCGTCCGCAGCCTTTTGAAGGGCGAGGTCGGGCTTGATATCGTTGCAGCCCTGTCGATGGCGGCGGCGCTTCTGGTCGGTGAAGCGCTCGCTGCCGCCGTTGTCGCGCTGATGTATTCGGGCGGTACTTTTCTGGAAAGTTTTGCCGAGGGCCGCGCCCGGCGCGAGATGCGCGATTTGCTCTCTCGCGTGGCGCGCACGGCGACACGGCACCGGAACGGGCAGCTCGAGGAGATCCCACTGGACGCGATCGACGCGGGTGACCTGCTGTTGATCCGGCAGGGAGAGGTCGCGCCGGTCGATGGCACGGTCGAGGCGATGCAGGCGATGCTGGACCAGTCGGCGCTGACCGGAGAGGCGCTGCCGGTGCGGCTCTCGCGCGGGATGGCGGTGATGAGCGGGTCGACCAATGCGGGCGCGGCGTTCGATCTGCGCGCGACCGCGCGGGCCGCCGACAGCACCTACTCCGGGATCGTGCGTCTGGTGGAAACCGCACAGCGCTCGAAGGCTCCGATGGCGCGGCTGGCGGATCGCTACGCGCTGCTTTTTCTGGCCGTCACGGTCGCCCTGGCGGGCGCGGCCTGGTGGTTCACCGGCGATCCGATCCGGGCCGTCGCCGTTCTGGTTGTCGCCACGCCCTGTCCGTTGATCCTCGCTGTTCCTGTCGCTCTGGTGGCGGGCCTTTCGCGCGCTGCGCGCTTCGGAGTGCTGATCAAGGGCGCGAAGCCGTTGGAGGCGATGGCGCGCATCAAGACATTGATCGTGGACAAGACCGGCACGCTGACGGACGGGCGACCGGGGATCGTGTCGATCACGGGGACGGGGGCGCTGAGCGAGGACGAAGTTCTCTATTTCGCCGCCTCCCTCGATCAGGCGTCCCAGCATCCGGTGGCCCAAGCGGTCGTGGCCGCCGCCCGCGCGCGCGGGCAAACCCTGCCGGTCCCGACCGACGTGATCGAGACAGCGGGCGAAGGCGTTGCCGGCCGGGTGGGGGACCGCGATGTGCTGGTCGGCGGCACAGGCTTTGTCGCGGCGCAGACGGGGCCAGAGGCCCCCGGGGTGGAAGAACCTGGCGCTGTGATCGTGGCCGTCGCGGTTGATGGCCGGGCGGCGGGCCATCTTGTCATGGCAGATGCCCTGCGGCCCGGCATCCCTGCGCTGCTGCAGGCGTTACGCCGCAACGGGATCGACCGGATTGTGCTTGCAACGGGTGACCGCCACGATGTGGCAGAGGCCCTGACGCTTGGTTTGGGTCTTGATGGCGTCAAAGCTGATCTCACGCCGGACAGGAAGGTGCAAATCGTTGTTGATGCACGGAAAACCGGGCCTGTGATGATGGTTGGCGACGGCGTGAACGATGCACCTGCTTTGGCAGCGGCGGATGTTGGCGTTGCCATGGGCGCACGCGGTGCTGCGGCTTCAGCCGAGGCGGCGGATGTCGTGTTGCTGGTCGATGATCTGGGGCGATTGCTTCCCGGTCTGATTATCGCGCGGGGCGCGCGCCGCATCGCGCTGCAAAGTGTGGCTGCGGGCATCGGCCTGTCGGTCGCGGGCATGATCGCGGCGGCATTGGGCTATCTGACGCCGGTTCAGGGCGCGGTGATGCAGGAGATCATCGACGTGGCCGTGATCCTGAATGCCTTGCGGGCGCTGCGGATTGACCCCGGGCGGCCTATGATTGAGGCCGACGAACGGGTGCGCCCAATGGAAAGGCGGGCAGCATGAACACGACCCTCGCCGCAGCCGGGACATTCGTCGCCACCCGCACCGGTCCCAAGCTGATTGTCACGGGCGCTTTGCATATCGACACTGTCGCCGCTATCGACCGCAGCGGGCTGTTCAATCAGGCCCGCGAGGCGACGATGATCGACCTCGGCGGCCTGACCCGCATGGACACCGCCGGCGCGTGGCTTGTGGTTGATCTGCAATCGCGCCTGAGTACGGCGGGGCGCACTCCCACCCTCGAAGGCGCGAGCGAGGCGCAGGCGCAGCTGATTGAAACCGTCCGCCACAGCATGCCGCCCGCCGACACGGTAGAAGTGCTGCGACCATCGCTGGCCGATCGCCTCGAGATCCTCGGGCGGACGGTCGTGGGCGGCGCGCGCAAGGCGGTTGCGCTGGTCTCGTTCCTCGGCCAGGTCGTTGCGACCCTCGCGGGGATCGTGATCCATCCAGGCCGCCTGCGTCTGACGTCGCTGGTGCATCATTGTCAGGAAGTCGGGCTGAATGCCGTGCCCATCGTTGCGCTGATGGCGTTTCTGATCGGCGTCGTGCTGGCGTTTCAGGGGGCCACGCAGCTGCGCCAGTTCGGGGCGGAGGTGTTTGTCGTCGATCTGATCGCGATTTCCGTGCTGCGCGAACTGGGCATTCTGCTGACCGCAATCATTGTGGCAGGGCGGTCCGGGTCAGCCTTTACCGCCGCCATCGGATCGATGAAAATGCGCGAGGAGATTGATGCGATGCGCACCATCGGGCTGGACCCGGTGACGATCCTCGTGGTGCCGCGCGTGCTGGCGCTGATGTTTATGCTGCCCGCGCTTGGCTTCATCGCCGATATCGCCGGGCTGGTCGGCGGCGCGGTGATGTCGTGGATCGACTTGGGAGTCTCGCCTGCCGTTTTCCAGTCGCGGCTGGTCAGCAACACGGACGTCTGGCACTTTGGCGTCGGCATGATCAAGGCGCCCTTCTTTGCGCTGATCATCGGGATCATCGGCTGCTTCGAGGGTCTGCGCGTCGGCGGCGACGCGGAATCGCTGGGCCGGCTGACCTCTACTTCCGTCGTGCTGTCGATTTTCATGGTCATCGTCGCGGACGCCATGTTCTCCATCTTCTTTGCCATCGTGGGGGTGTGATGACTGATACCGCCGACAACCACATCATCCGCGTGCAGGGGCTCGTCACCCGTTTCGGCGCGCATACGGTTCACGACGGCCTCGACCTTGATGTGCGCAGGGGCGAGATTATCGGGGTCGTGGGCGGCTCGGGCACCGGCAAGTCGGTGCTGTTGCGGGCTATCGTGGGACTGCTCAAGCCCGCCGCGGGCAAGATCGAGGTTTTCGGCCAAAGCGTGCGCGACACGCCCGACGCCGATTATCGCCGTCTGCGCCGCCGTTGGGGCGTGATGTTTCAGGACGGGGCGCTGTTTTCATCGCTGACCGTGCAGCAGAACGTCGAAGCCCCGATGCGCGAGCAGCTGGAGATGCCGCACGACCTGCGCGCCACGCTCGCGGGCATCAAGGTGCGCATGGTGGGCCTGCCGGAAAACGCGCTTGCCAACTACCCCGCCGAGCTGTCGGGTGGCATGCGCAAGCGGGCGGGGTTTGCACGCGCCATCGCATTGGATCCCGAAATCGTCTTTCTGGATGAGCCGACCGCCGGTCTGGATCCGATCGGCGCGGCGGCATTCGATATCCTCATCAAGCAGTTGCAGGCGGCGCTTGGCCTGACCGTCTTTCTCGTCACCCACGACCTCGACAGCCTTTATGCCATCTGCGACCGCGTCGCCGTGCTGGCCGACAAGCGCGTGCTGGCGGTGGGATCGCTTGAGGACATGCTGGCGGTCGATCACCCTTGGGTGCAGGAGTATTTCCACGGCCCCCGCGCGCGGGCAGCGCAGGCCACGGCAGGTGCAAACTGATGGAGACCCGTGCCAACTTCATCCTGATTGGTGCCTTCACACTGGCCGCCATCCTCGGCACACTGGGGTTCTTCATCTGGCTCGCCAGCGTTCAGGTCGACCGGCAGTACATCACCTACGGTATCCTGTTCGAGGATGTATCGGGGCTGGACCCCTCGGGAGATGTGTTGTTCAACGGCATCTCGGTCGGCAATGTCATCGACCTCGCCATCTACGAAGAGGACGCGTCCAAGGTCTTTGCGACGGTCGAGATCGACAGCAGCACGCCGGTGCGCAGCAATACGGTCGCGCAGGTCCAGTCGCAGGGCGTCACCGGCGTGGCCTATATTTCGCTCTCGGGCGGAACCCCGGGTGCGGCGTTGCTGACGGCAAAAGATGGGGCATTGCCGATGATCCGCTCCAAGCGGTCCACCGTTCAGGCCCTGGTTGAGGACGCACCCGATCTGCTGGCGCAGGCGACCGACCTGCTTGCCCAGTTTCAAGGGCTGACCAGCCCGGAAAACCAAGCGCTCGTGACGGGCATATTGCGCAATCTTGAAACATCCTCGGGGCGGCTGGATCAGGCGCTCAACGACTTTTCCGAGATCAGCGGTACTGTCCGCGAGGCCACGGCGCAAATCTCGATCTTCACCGGCAAACTGGACAGCATCAGCGCCTCTGTCCAGATCACGCTGGAACGGGCCGATGCGGCGTTGCTCTCTGCCCAGACCACGTTCGACACCGCCGATACAACGCTGAAGGCCTCCGGCCTCGCGATCCGGAACGTCGAGGACACGTTCGATGCGGCGCAGATCCTGTTGCGCGATACGGTCCCGCCGATCCTCGAAAAGCTGTCCGAGGCTGTTTCACGCGCCGACACGGCTATTGCCGATCTCCAACAGCAGGGCGGCAGCGCGCTTGAAGGGTTCGGGGACACGGCAGGCCTGCTGAGCGCGCGGTTGACGGAGTTGGAGAAAACGCTTCGGGAAGCCGACACTGCCTTTGCCGCCGTGTCCGGGGCATCAACCAGTTTCGACGCGCTGGTGACCGGGGAAGGGACCGCGATGGTCGCCGATGCCCGCGCCGTGCTGGCGAGCGCTCGGACAACGCTTGCTTCGCTCGAAAGCGTGGTTCAGGTCGAT from Pseudosulfitobacter sp. DSM 107133 encodes the following:
- a CDS encoding chaperone modulator CbpM — translated: MTDLFTEDEVILTVTRLTRQQLGRYVEADLVRPHSAEQGMFFRKVDIARLELLCDLTQDLDLDEGTVGIVISLVDQLHGARRELVMLTEVIQTLPTDLRSRIGAALQRI
- a CDS encoding cupin domain-containing protein, with protein sequence MNGYIGNIEELTDDNTDFRRVLYSGAHLQLVLMSVAPGQELGGEIHADTDQFFRVEDGKGRIVIDGVPHKVGAGDGVIVPAGAHHNVICTGHAPLKLYTIYGPAHHRDGLVQATKAEADASEETFDGKTTEHAAEAVRV
- a CDS encoding ATP synthase subunit I; protein product: MPWRLDSMELDEREMMDFSALPPALLLAACFVGGLVIGYGYFRALRATTDLILHAGKPLMALALTLGRMSLLATALFIAVLAGGAALLAAFAGVLCAKALMFYRLRREAP
- a CDS encoding heavy metal translocating P-type ATPase, encoding MAAVGLAAGLGLWAADQTALATAAWVAGVLPVLAALCIEIVRSLLKGEVGLDIVAALSMAAALLVGEALAAAVVALMYSGGTFLESFAEGRARREMRDLLSRVARTATRHRNGQLEEIPLDAIDAGDLLLIRQGEVAPVDGTVEAMQAMLDQSALTGEALPVRLSRGMAVMSGSTNAGAAFDLRATARAADSTYSGIVRLVETAQRSKAPMARLADRYALLFLAVTVALAGAAWWFTGDPIRAVAVLVVATPCPLILAVPVALVAGLSRAARFGVLIKGAKPLEAMARIKTLIVDKTGTLTDGRPGIVSITGTGALSEDEVLYFAASLDQASQHPVAQAVVAAARARGQTLPVPTDVIETAGEGVAGRVGDRDVLVGGTGFVAAQTGPEAPGVEEPGAVIVAVAVDGRAAGHLVMADALRPGIPALLQALRRNGIDRIVLATGDRHDVAEALTLGLGLDGVKADLTPDRKVQIVVDARKTGPVMMVGDGVNDAPALAAADVGVAMGARGAAASAEAADVVLLVDDLGRLLPGLIIARGARRIALQSVAAGIGLSVAGMIAAALGYLTPVQGAVMQEIIDVAVILNALRALRIDPGRPMIEADERVRPMERRAA
- a CDS encoding AtpZ/AtpI family protein is translated as MARPEDDPLITEARLRRARRDKWLREGDMSVGRRLAQIGVLGWIFVVPTLGGMFLGRWLDGHFGAGIFWTAPCLVLGLCLGGWTAWNWMNAK
- a CDS encoding DnaJ C-terminal domain-containing protein, which gives rise to MSTDPYTTLGLKKDASAADIKRAHRKLVRTSHPDLHPDDKGAEARFKAVSAAYDLLKAPETRARYDAGEIDAQGAERPQRQYYRDYADAPDNVYQQRRGFGQDMDPGDIFAEILRNRATGAGGFDFGGGNGRTAGPDARYRLEVPFLDAVRGAQTAITLQGGASLAVKIPRGTQDGQTLRLRGKGSSGFGGGPAGDALITVAVQDHPDFRREGDDILVTQPVSFDDAILGAKVTVPTIDGPVGLTIPPGASSGRVLRLRGRGVAGKGKAAGDQRVELKIVVPKDPDPALRDLLTAWRKTKATLKKGAAA
- a CDS encoding MlaD family protein codes for the protein METRANFILIGAFTLAAILGTLGFFIWLASVQVDRQYITYGILFEDVSGLDPSGDVLFNGISVGNVIDLAIYEEDASKVFATVEIDSSTPVRSNTVAQVQSQGVTGVAYISLSGGTPGAALLTAKDGALPMIRSKRSTVQALVEDAPDLLAQATDLLAQFQGLTSPENQALVTGILRNLETSSGRLDQALNDFSEISGTVREATAQISIFTGKLDSISASVQITLERADAALLSAQTTFDTADTTLKASGLAIRNVEDTFDAAQILLRDTVPPILEKLSEAVSRADTAIADLQQQGGSALEGFGDTAGLLSARLTELEKTLREADTAFAAVSGASTSFDALVTGEGTAMVADARAVLASARTTLASLESVVQVDVPAVVTDIRRAVTTATEAVERVAGDVTGLTARLDPMAAQTETALASATALMQRAQVSLDGIDKTLSGTDTALTAAETAFDAATGLMQTDLAPVLSDIRTASDRISVAVEGVARDVPAITADLRALIARADTVVGQVQAAVAATAPGLGNFAQTGLPELTRLSAEARGLVTTLNNLVRRIERDPARFLLDNRVPEYRR
- a CDS encoding F0F1 ATP synthase subunit A; protein product: MNSPLESVALFHLGPVSITQAILTTWAIMVVLVAGSYLLTRRLTLIPGKRQAALELIVITLDTQIRETTGAAPAPYRSFIGTLFVFILVSNWSSLIPGVEPPTAKLETDAALAVLVFLSVIWFGVRGAGVGGYLKSFAAPNIAMIPLNMLESITRVFSMFVRLFGNVMSGVFVVGIVASLAGLLVPIPLMALDLLTGLVQAYIFAVLAMVFISATVDDGQPEASLPLQNKDS
- a CDS encoding F0F1 ATP synthase subunit epsilon codes for the protein MNLRIVTPLCVVVDAQIDALRAEDASGSFGILSDHAPFLTALTVCIVSWKDDATEHFCAVRGGMLSVIGNTVSIATREAVTGNDLATLDSEVLQRFQTDADAEKVDRNETVQLQLNAIRQMVTRLHGGADTGAFRWWHGPRMTR
- a CDS encoding ABC transporter ATP-binding protein, translated to MTDTADNHIIRVQGLVTRFGAHTVHDGLDLDVRRGEIIGVVGGSGTGKSVLLRAIVGLLKPAAGKIEVFGQSVRDTPDADYRRLRRRWGVMFQDGALFSSLTVQQNVEAPMREQLEMPHDLRATLAGIKVRMVGLPENALANYPAELSGGMRKRAGFARAIALDPEIVFLDEPTAGLDPIGAAAFDILIKQLQAALGLTVFLVTHDLDSLYAICDRVAVLADKRVLAVGSLEDMLAVDHPWVQEYFHGPRARAAQATAGAN
- a CDS encoding MlaE family lipid ABC transporter permease subunit, with amino-acid sequence MNTTLAAAGTFVATRTGPKLIVTGALHIDTVAAIDRSGLFNQAREATMIDLGGLTRMDTAGAWLVVDLQSRLSTAGRTPTLEGASEAQAQLIETVRHSMPPADTVEVLRPSLADRLEILGRTVVGGARKAVALVSFLGQVVATLAGIVIHPGRLRLTSLVHHCQEVGLNAVPIVALMAFLIGVVLAFQGATQLRQFGAEVFVVDLIAISVLRELGILLTAIIVAGRSGSAFTAAIGSMKMREEIDAMRTIGLDPVTILVVPRVLALMFMLPALGFIADIAGLVGGAVMSWIDLGVSPAVFQSRLVSNTDVWHFGVGMIKAPFFALIIGIIGCFEGLRVGGDAESLGRLTSTSVVLSIFMVIVADAMFSIFFAIVGV